The Brassica oleracea var. oleracea cultivar TO1000 chromosome C6, BOL, whole genome shotgun sequence genome includes a region encoding these proteins:
- the LOC106299123 gene encoding monothiol glutaredoxin-S6-like: protein MESIRSLVADKPVVIFSKSTCCMSHSIQTLISGFGAKMTVYELDQLSNGQEMEKALKQMGCNPSVPAVFIGEQLIGGANQVMTLQVKNQLAALLTRAGAIWV from the coding sequence ATGGAAAGCATTAGAAGTTTAGTTGCTGACAAACCAGTGGTGATTTTCAGCAAAAGCACTTGCTGCATGAGCCATTCAATTCAAACGCTGATCTCAGGATTTGGGGCAAAGATGACAGTGTACGAGCTTGACCAGCTGTCAAACGGTCAGGAGATGGAGAAAGCATTAAAACAGATGGGGTGTAATCCCAGTGTACCAGCTGTGTTCATAGGCGAACAGTTAATCGGTGGGGCTAACCAGGTAATGACTCTCCAAGTCAAGAACCAACTAGCCGCATTGCTAACAAGAGCTGGAGCCATATGGGTTTAA